One region of Limnospira fusiformis SAG 85.79 genomic DNA includes:
- a CDS encoding ATP-binding protein has translation MAILDDNELILYRTFKIEYSLITRWLDDRTYRKVIKSEGSQPIPSTFCLQTETSLDMLADVLTWFGKLQPPSIPKSVWLRCQLALAEGFTNAVRHAHKGLAVDVPIEIEVSLFNNSIEICIFDHGQPFDLDKKLLEMSSKTHQGSPGGRGLMLMRDIADKFSYRRCDPHRNSLVIIKYFSPD, from the coding sequence ATGGCTATATTAGATGACAATGAACTAATCCTATACAGAACATTCAAGATAGAGTATAGTCTAATTACAAGATGGCTCGACGATCGCACCTATCGAAAAGTGATTAAATCTGAAGGTTCCCAACCTATCCCTTCTACATTCTGCCTGCAAACGGAAACCAGTTTGGATATGTTGGCAGATGTTTTAACATGGTTTGGCAAATTACAGCCACCATCAATTCCTAAGTCAGTCTGGCTGCGCTGTCAACTGGCATTAGCAGAAGGATTTACCAATGCTGTGCGACACGCGCACAAGGGACTGGCTGTAGATGTTCCTATTGAGATCGAGGTCAGTCTGTTTAACAATAGTATTGAAATCTGCATTTTTGATCACGGTCAACCGTTTGATTTAGATAAAAAACTGCTAGAGATGTCATCGAAAACCCATCAAGGTTCACCGGGAGGGCGGGGGTTGATGCTAATGCGAGATATTGCGGACAAGTTTAGTTATCGGCGGTGTGATCCTCACAGAAACTCTTTAGTGATCATCAAATATTTTTCACCGGACTGA
- a CDS encoding STAS domain-containing protein, which translates to MLQSQKNMSSDVQILQPQGILDGTKASQFRQDISRLVEKGAKTILIDFQDVTFMDSSGLGALVLALKTVRAADSKLVICSINEQIRILFELTSMDRVFQPIFENRQEFEKKQSYLG; encoded by the coding sequence ATGCTTCAATCTCAAAAGAATATGAGTTCTGATGTTCAAATCCTACAGCCCCAAGGTATTTTAGACGGTACTAAAGCTAGCCAATTCCGTCAGGATATTTCTAGGTTAGTTGAAAAGGGAGCTAAAACCATCTTGATTGATTTTCAGGATGTCACATTTATGGATAGCTCTGGTCTGGGGGCTCTGGTACTGGCTCTGAAAACGGTTCGAGCGGCAGATAGTAAATTGGTAATTTGTTCGATTAATGAACAGATTAGAATTCTGTTTGAACTAACCAGTATGGATCGAGTGTTTCAACCAATTTTTGAAAATCGACAGGAGTTTGAGAAAAAACAAAGTTACCTCGGCTAG
- a CDS encoding PP2C family protein-serine/threonine phosphatase, giving the protein MFKILVIDDDTIIRELLKRTLKKQGYDVVVASNGEEGIEKAKELRPALMICDWIMPRLTGIEVCRQVKAMPELSTTQFFLLTSLTAVDDRVKGLDAGADDFLSKPIEMNELYARVRAGLRLHQLSQDLQTQKQLLETELSEAAEYVRSLLPEPLEEPVRIEAKFIPSRQLGGDCFDYCWLDADHLSIYLLDTSGHGLRAALPSVSVLNLLRSRAIPNINYYQPSDVLRSLNTTFQMTYQNDKYFTIWYGVYNRISRQLTYSSAGHPPAILLSGKNPNNLQFQQLKTPGMPVGMFLEAAYIDASCHVEKNSNLYIFSDGVYEIHQPGGNIWGMDAFIKLLMRNNNFQSGSLNNILEAVKTINFDHPFEDDFSLIKVSLP; this is encoded by the coding sequence ATGTTTAAAATTTTAGTGATTGATGATGATACCATAATTCGAGAACTGCTCAAAAGAACACTCAAAAAGCAGGGTTATGATGTGGTGGTAGCTAGTAATGGCGAGGAAGGCATAGAAAAGGCTAAAGAATTGCGTCCGGCTTTGATGATTTGTGATTGGATTATGCCTCGGCTGACCGGAATTGAAGTATGCCGACAAGTTAAGGCTATGCCGGAATTATCAACTACTCAGTTTTTTTTACTTACTTCTCTGACCGCTGTTGATGATCGCGTTAAGGGTTTAGATGCCGGGGCTGATGATTTTCTGTCTAAACCTATTGAGATGAATGAGTTATATGCTAGGGTGAGAGCCGGTCTGCGACTTCATCAACTTAGCCAAGATTTACAAACTCAAAAACAGTTATTGGAAACTGAGTTATCCGAAGCCGCCGAATATGTGCGATCGCTACTTCCTGAACCCCTGGAAGAACCTGTGCGTATTGAGGCAAAATTTATCCCCTCTCGGCAATTGGGGGGAGACTGTTTTGATTATTGTTGGCTCGATGCCGACCATTTATCTATCTATTTATTAGATACTTCTGGTCATGGACTTAGGGCGGCATTGCCCTCGGTTTCCGTGTTGAATTTATTGCGATCCCGTGCTATCCCTAATATTAACTATTATCAGCCTAGTGACGTATTGCGATCGCTTAATACTACCTTCCAAATGACCTATCAAAATGATAAATATTTCACCATTTGGTATGGCGTTTATAACCGCATTTCCCGACAATTAACTTACTCTAGCGCTGGGCATCCTCCCGCCATTCTACTATCTGGAAAAAACCCCAATAATCTACAATTTCAACAATTAAAAACCCCCGGAATGCCTGTAGGTATGTTCCTAGAAGCTGCCTATATTGACGCTTCTTGTCACGTCGAAAAAAACAGCAACCTTTATATTTTTAGTGATGGAGTCTATGAAATTCATCAACCCGGTGGTAATATTTGGGGAATGGATGCCTTTATTAAACTTTTAATGAGAAACAATAACTTTCAATCCGGGAGTTTAAATAACATCTTAGAAGCCGTCAAAACCATCAATTTTGACCATCCCTTTGAGGATGATTTCTCCCTTATAAAAGTTAGTTTACCCTAA